A region of Gracilinanus agilis isolate LMUSP501 chromosome 3, AgileGrace, whole genome shotgun sequence DNA encodes the following proteins:
- the TMEM44 gene encoding transmembrane protein 44, protein MRSKMRRVLGFSLEATEPPDTQALLTRTHDHDRQEEEEEEEEKNSSWVPLHMLPHTKYLRKMAAIGRYMELTIEHVQEVGCSSTRGLVAGQPSAGDPPSLLEPPAYPPIRVIHAELSPSSSSEVSSIDSELEKYWEALNAEQWDPEDAPLGRSRAPPAGPQ, encoded by the exons ATGCGAAGCAAAATGAGGCGAGTGCTGGGATTTTCCCTTGAAGCCACGGAGCCCCCTGACACACAGGCCCTCCTGACCCGCACCCACGACCACGATAgacaggaagaggaggaggaagaggaggaaaag AACTCCTCCTGGGTCCCGCTGCATATGCTCCCTCACACCAAGTACCTGCGGAAGATGGCGGCCATCGGCCGCTACATGGAGCTGACCATCGAGCACGTCCAGGAG GTAGGCTGCAGCAGCACGCGAGGCCTGGTGGCCGGCCAGCCCAGCGCTGGAGACCCCCCGTCCCTGCTGGAGCCCCCGGCCTACCCCCCCATCCGGGTCATCCATGCCGAGCTGTCCCCGAGCAGCTCCTCCGAGGTCTCTTCCATTGACTCGGAGCTGGAG AAGTACTGGGAGGCCCTGAACGCCGAGCAG TGGGACCCAGAAGACGCCCCTCTGGGCCGGAGCAGAGCCCCCCCGGCCGGGCCTCAGTGA